A genomic region of Branchiostoma lanceolatum isolate klBraLanc5 chromosome 4, klBraLanc5.hap2, whole genome shotgun sequence contains the following coding sequences:
- the LOC136434196 gene encoding adhesion G protein-coupled receptor L2-like, with product MSTGNKLVAILFLLHAMRDPGVLYGVDGQITTTPGTSGYGHSKKVIFPYPRSTSNYAQLMTSLHEDLSSFTLCVHMRTNDTAGSLVSYATSQSTNDIFIEGWIEKGYKILVADGKSPSGKSTFSLPVLDGRWHAICTTWQNTDGAWGIYVDGVLNISNSGLSTGEKVSTRGTWILGQDQDSLGGGFDRKQAFSGEMSRVNLWDSVLSPTEIGTNWTTFCSHQGNVINWTNTEVHVFGDASFAQYDHCDQWSTHESTPKPLISSSAPPPRITDKSVPDCPVQVRRNLTWPKTVPGMMVTQNCPNGTVGTARRKCGTGGTWEGEPDLSDCTSPWVGELLRLVEQGGPAGDVLSLVKGNLANEDEIYGGDVIKSIDLLGDLVAIQQEQLNNVSQEEKKGIVTNFTKTMTTCVSTILSSKRGNAWGDIPTESQSGIASGVMDSLEKTGVLLATSAPNDTISILEDNVVMDVRSGSKEEATTFPDLTMSESPVWRDVQDKITLPKTDHQVVAALYGPTLGGYLKPKATNTTHAGSNDVEKIVNSRVISATVVNDNSPTELGGVVTILLEHSSDDKTINLSTAFCSFWNFSLGGFWSNEGCTKNLDKSNLTHTTCECTHLTNFAILMAVTELQDARALHVITYVGCIISIVCLVLCICVFLGFRRVRCPRTIIHANLCFCLLAAELVFLVAVEKTQNAIVCDVIAITLHYLFLAVFTWMCVEGVELYVLLVKVFNLKKKRLIYYYLIGYVTPAVVVGVSVAVNYIYSNVHSVDLNGYGTETYCWLSVENYFIWSFVGPALLIILVNLGFMIMTLKVIYSQKSNKKGEKSEQGDKLKFWIRVSVALLCVMGVTWVFGVLSVIEKETLVFAYIFTVINSFQGLFIFLFHCVLNEKVQEEMVRRFGPCTCCMQKRSYDWGSSQSTVTQSRKQNGTYLFIQATQQDSSGPKSTYLFTKDSLETKGTLGDSTMDDRFQETCL from the exons ATGTCGACTGGCAACAagttggtggccatcttgttTCTACTCCATGCGATGCGTGACCCAGGTGTTCTTTACGGGGTGGATGGACAGATAACAACAACACCGGGTACATCAGGTTATG GTCATTCAAAGAAGGTCATCTTTCCCTATCCGCGAAGCACCAGTAACTACGCCCAGCTGATGACCAGCCTACATGAGGATTTGAGCAGTTTTACTCTCTGTGTGCACATGCGCACAAACGACACTGCCGGCTCTTTGGTCAGCTATGCGACCAGCCAATCCACCAACGACATATTCATCGAAGGATGGATTGAAAAGGGTTACAAG ATACTCGTAGCAGACGGAAAAAGTCCCAGTGGCAAGAGTACATTCAGTCTTCCAGTTTTGGACGGCAGGTGGCATGCGATCTGTACAACATGGCAAAACACGGACGGAGCATGGGGAATATACGTTGACGGTGTACTCAATATATCAAACTCGGGGCTTAGCACGGGCGAAAAAGTATCTACACGAGGAACGTGGATCCTTGGACAAGATCAAGACAGTCTCGGAGGTGGATTCGACCGTAAACAGGCTTTCAGTGGCGAAATGTCGAGAGTAAACCTGTGGGACAGCGTGTTGTCTCCAACAGAGATCGGGACAAACTGGACCACGTTCTGCAGTCATCAAGGCAACGTCATCAACTGGACCAACACCGAGGTTCACGTGTTCGGAGATGCCAGCTTCGCCCAATATGACCATTGCG ATCAATGGAGCACCCATGAATCAACTCCGAAGCCGCTTATCTCTTCATCTGCTCCTCCTCCCAGGATCACAG ACAAGTCAGTTCCAGACTGTCCAGTACAAGTTCGGAGAAACCTCACCTGGCCTAAAACGGTACCAGGAATGATGGTCACACAGAACTGTCCTAATGGCACTGTCG GCACGGCTCGACGGAAGTGTGGTACAGGCGGTACGTGGGAGGGGGAGCCCGACCTGAGTGACTGTACGTCACCTTGGGTTGGCGAACTGTTGAGACTT gtgGAACAGGGAGGCCCGGCGGGGGATGTCCTTTCCCTTGTGAAAGGCAACCTGGCCAACGAAGATGAAATTTACGGTGGTGACGTGATAAAAAGCATCGACCTGCTTGGTGACTTGGTGGCAATACAACAAGAGCAACTTAACAACGTTtcgcaggaggagaagaaaggcATTGTCACCAACTTCACCAAG aCGATGACGACTTGCGTCAGCACCATCCTTAGCAGCAAAAGAGGTAACGCCTGGGGCGACATTCCAACG GAAAGCCAATCTGGCATTGCTTCCGGCGTCATGGACAGTCTGGAAAAGACAGGTGTGCTCCTGGCCACGTCGGCCCCAAACGACACGATCTCTATTCTCGAGGATAACGTTG TGATGGACGTACGTTCTGGATCCAAAGAGGAGGCCACAACATTTCCCGACCTGACGATGAGTGAGTCGCCTGTCTGGAGAGACGTTCAAGACAAAATAACGCTTCCGAAAACAGATCACCAAGTGGTCGCTGCACTCTACGGTCCCACCTTGGGCGGCTATCTCAAACCCAAGGCAACGAACACTACCCACGCCGGCAGCAACGACGTAGAGAAGATCGTCAACTCTCGGGTCATTTCGGCAACGGTCGTAAACGACAACTCACCGACTGAGCTTGGTGGCGTCGTTACCATCCTGttggaacattccagtgatgACAAG ACAATTAACTTATCAACGGCCTTTTGTTCTTTCTGGAATTTCTCTCTTGG CGGGTTTTGGTCCAACGAAGGTTGTACAAAGAACTTAGACAAAAGTAACCTGACTCATACAACGTGTGAGTGTACACATCTCACCAACTTCGCTATCCTCATGGCCGTCACAGAACTACAG GACGCCCGTGCTTTGCATGTCATCACCTATGTCGGCTGCATCATCTCCATCGTGTGTCTGGTCTTGTGCATCTGTGTATTCCTGGGATTCAG ACGAGTCCGCTGTCCACGAACCATCATCCATGCAaacctgtgtttctgtctgcTGGCTGCTGAATTGGTCTTTCTGGTTGCCGTCGAAAAAACACAGAATGCG ATTGTGTGTGACGTCATTGCGATAACCCTTCACTACCTGTTCCTGGCCGTCTTCACCTGGATGTGTGTGGAAGGAGTGGAGCTGTACGTCTTACTGGTGAAAGTCTTCAACTTGAAGAAGAAGAGGCTGATCTACTATTACCTTATCGGCTACG TAACGCCTGCAGTAGTGGTGGGTGTCTCAGTGGCAGTTAATTACATCTACAGCAATGTCCACTCGGTCGACTTGAACGGTTATGGGACAGAAACATA ctgcTGGTTGTCTGTTGAAAACTATTTCATTTGGAGTTTTGTGGGTCCGGCACTGCTTATAATTTTG GTAAATTTGGGATTCATGATCATGACCTTGAAGGTGATCTACTCACAGAAGTCCAATAAAAAGGGAGAGAAATCGGAACAGGGAGACAAACTCAA GTTCTGGATCCGTGTGTCCGTGGCCTTGTTGTGTGTGATGGGAGTGACATGGGTGTTCGGTGTACTCTCTGTAATCGAGAAGGAGACCTTGGTGTTTGCATACATCTTCACCGTCATCAACTCCTTCCAG GGCTTGTTCATCTTCCTGTTTCATTGCGTACTAAACGAAAAG GTCCAGGAGGAAATGGTGCGCCGCTTTGGTCCCTGCACGTGCTGCATGCAGAAGAGGAGTTACGACTGGGGCTCGTCACAATCAACAGTGACACAATCACGCAAACAAAACGGG ACTTATTTGTTCATACAGGCTACCCAACAAGATTCATCCGGTCCAAAAAGCACCTACCTGTTCACGAAAGACAGTTTGGAAACGAAGGGGACATTGGGAGACAGCACCATGGACGACAGATTCCAGGAGACATGCCTCTAG
- the LOC136432784 gene encoding adhesion G protein-coupled receptor E2-like: MTDGRWKLSPCNSARPFICERDSAHVNMSASPFDGCGVHSSCARNETEGMYECLCHDGYGSDGFSCKDIDECSDGTHNCHHKAECLNNAGSFSCQCNHGFIGNGTSCSDVDECAAVGEAPCDPKANCTNTEGSFLCRCDTGYTGNGTSCTDIDECTTTTTHNCHMNAHCTNTEGSFSCACNIGYTGNGTSCEDINECDEGTAGCHPSASCTNIRGSFSCVCDTGYSGNGSYCTDVNECTTGSDCAENATCINMEGSFFCQCNRGYRGNGLICTDIDECAEDICHSNAACVNTNGSYSCVCDFGYVGNGQICTDVDECSDDLHNCHPNATCSNSAGSFSCQCKSGYTGNGTSCTDVDECAWEPRNNCDENALCTNTDGSFQCLCDVGYAGNGAICTDIDECAMNTHDCHPNATCLNAEGYFTCQCRNGYMGNGTYCTDIDECSDNLQSCHPNATCTNTDGSFSCTCNLGYVGNGTTCTDIDECTPGSENVCDQNATCTNTDGSYSCSCNSGYAGNGTFCTDIDECAAGGRNNCDQNATCTNTEGSFLCSCDEGFKGNGTTCKDISLTYCPRRQRRGIMWQQTVGGMICQLPCPKGTNGAASWTCGSNGTWEGDPDLTECLSHWLHDLDRGRPSNDVIFSMAEHLEHQKYIYGGDVIICTELFGLMVKKHEHELDSVLHEHKRHIVTNFTESMLTCGSALLRQTEAWGDIPMERRFKVAPEIMDKAEKSGLLMAKNVPDETVSITRENIVMDIVAKGDGKQMDFPLGRWTADRSSILARIPDQITVPGTKYKVVASLYRKLGQYLKPKGVAMTPLNESNLETDRVLSRVISATIVNDGHPVLLNDGTVTIFLEHKKAVNVSTMCVSWNSGGNWSTKGCKVKKSAMTYTICECTHLTNFAILVDVTGLGQQELSALHVITYIGCSISIVCLFICICAFLGFRRVRCSRTIIHGNLCICLLAAELVFLVAVDKVNNPVACDATAIILHYLFLAVFTWMCVEGVELYVMFIKVFNLKRNRLIYYHIGGYGIPAVVVLISAAINYGLNLEGYGRREATEDEEKRKYCWLSVQNYFIWSFVGPMLSIILVNLGFLVMTLRVIYSQRLHDKQEQSWQGEKFKFWIRVSAALVCVLGLTWVLGVLYVSQETVFFAYVFTIFNSLQGLFVFVFHCLLNEKVRDEFKRQLARCTCRTSKRRQGWRTSTTGEQIWLGDVTDSSKSSLTRDSRITSVSSEGTTPDRCLVENKANNNKKVSYNPNLTSYRSK, from the exons ATGACCGACGGGAGGTGGAAGCTCTCTCCCTGCAACAGCGCAAGACCGTTCATCTGTGAGAGAGACTCGGCACATGTCAACATGTCCGCCTCTCCCTTCGATGGATGTGGAGTACATTCGTCATGCGCTAGAAATGAAACCGAAGGGATGTACGAGTGTCTCTGTCACGATGGTTACGGCAGTGACGGTTTCTCTTGCAAAG ATATTGACGAGTGCAGTGACGGTACGCATAACTGTCATCACAAGGCAGAGTGCCTTAACAATGCCGGCTCCTTTTCATGCCAATGCAACCATGGATTCATAGGAAACGGTACATCATGCTCAG ATGTGGACGAATGTGCAGCAGTAGGAGAGGCCCCTTGCGACCCAAAGGCAAACTGCACCAACACGGAAGGTTCCTTCCTCTGCAGGTGTGACACAGGATACACGGGAAATGGCACGTCATGTACAG ATATTGACGAATGCACTACTACGACTACACACAACTGTCACATGAACGCACATTGCACAAATACTGAGGGGTCGTTCTCCTGTGCGTGTAACATCGGATACACTGGGAACGGAACATCATGCGAAG ACATCAATGAATGTGACGAGGGTACAGCCGGCTGTCATCCGAGTGCTTCTTGCACCAACATCCGCGGGTCATTTTCCTGTGTTTGTGACACTGGTTACAGCGGGAACGGTAGCTACTGCACAG ATGTAAACGAATGCACGACAGGGAGTGACTGCGCTGAAAATGCCACCTGTATCAACATGGAAGGGTCATTCTTCTGTCAGTGTAACCGTGGATACAGAGGAAACGGACTGATTTGTACAG ATATCGATGAGTGTGCTGAGGACATCTGCCACTCAAACGCTGCCTGCGTAAACACTAATGGGTCTTATTCCTGTGTGTGCGACTTCGGGTATGTCGGAAACGGTCAAATCTGCACAG aTGTTGACGAGTGTAGTGACGATCTGCACAACTGCCACCCTAACGCCACATGTAGCAACAGTGCCGGTTCTTTCTCATGTCAGTGCAAGAGCGGATACACAGGAAACGGTACCTCATGCACAG ATGTAGACGAATGTGCATGGGAACCTCGAAACAACTGCGATGAAAACGCCCTTTGCACCAACACTGACGGATCCTTCCAGTGTCTGTGTGATGTCGGATACGCAGGCAACGGTGCAATTTGTACAG ATATCGATGAATGCGCCATGAATACCCACGACTGTCATCCTAACGCTACATGCCTAAACGCTGAAGGGTACTTTACCTGTCAGTGTAGGAACGGATACATGGGGAATGGCACGTATTGTACAG acattgatgaatgttctGACAATTTACAAAGCTGCCATCCAAACGCGACGTGCACCAATACGGACGGGTCATTCTCCTGTACCTGTAACCTCGGCTATGTTGGAAACGGCACGACTTGCACAG atattgatgaatgcaCACCGGGCAGTGAAAATGTCTGTGACCAAAACGCCACTTGTACCAACACCGACGGATCATATTCATGCAGTTGTAACAGTGGGTACGCAGGCAACGGTACATTTTGCACAG atattgatgaatgtgcAGCGGGAGGTAGAAACAACTGTGATCAAAACGCAACCTGCACAAACACTGAAGGATCCTTCCTCTGTAGCTGTGATGAAGGGTTCAAGGGAAACGGCACAACTTGCAAAG ATATATCATTGACGTATTGTCCACGGCGACAAAGAAGGGGCATTATGTGGCAACAAACAGTTGGTGGGATGATCTGCCAACTCCCCTGTCCCAAAGGCACCAATG GTGCCGCTAGCTGGACGTGCGGAAGTAACGGGACATGGGAGGGAGATCCTGACCTAACTGAGTGCTTGTCACACTGGCTCCACGATCTT GATAGAGGTCGACCGTCTAATGACGTCATCTTCTCAATGGCAGAACATTTGGAACATCAAAAGTACATATACGGTGGCGATGTCATCATCTGCACGGAACTGTTTGGCCTCATGGTGAAGAAACATGAACACGAGCTGGACAGTGTACTGCACGAACACAAGAGACACATCGTCACCAACTTTACTGAG TCGATGCTAACATGCGGAAGTGCTCTTCTGAGACAAACCGAAGCCTGGGGCGACATTCCTATG GAACGCCGGTTCAAAGTGGCCCCAGAAATAATGGACAAAGCCGAAAAGTCAGGTCTTCTCATGGCGAAGAATGTCCCTGATGAGACTGTCTCAATCACACGGGAAAATATAG TGATGGATATTGTTGCCAAGGGTGACGGAAAACAAATGGACTTTCCTCTTGGACGATGGACGGCGGACAGATCCTCTATCTTGGCACGCATACCGGACCAGATAACAGTTCCCGGGACAAAGTATAAAGTCGTGGCCTCACTCTACAGAAAACTGGGCCAATATCTTAAACCCAAGGGGGTTGCGATGACACCTCTGAATGAAAGTAATTTGGAGACGGACAGAGTTCTCTCTCGGGTTATCTCGGCAACCATCGTAAATGACGGCCATCCTGTTTTGCTCAATGACGGCACTGTCACAATATTCCTGGAGCACAAAAAG GCCGTCAACGTATCAACAATGTGTGTCTCCTGGAACTCTGG TGGAAACTGGTCAACGAAAGGATGTAAAGTGAAGAAAAGTGCCATGACGTACACTATCTGTGAATGTACCCATCTCACCAATTTTGCAATTCTCGTTGATGTAACAGGCCTAGGACAGCAG GAACTATCTGCTCTGCATGTCATCACGTACATCGGCTGCTCCATTTCCATCGTGTGCCTCTTCATCTGCATCTGTGCATTCCTCGGTTTCCG GCGGGTCCGTTGTTCTCGAACCATCATCCATGGAAACCTGTGTATCTGCCTGCTGGCTGCTGAACTTGTTTTCCTCGTTGCCGTAGATAAAGTCAACAATCCG GTGGCATGTGACGCGACAGCGATAATCCTTCACTACCTGTTCCTGGCCGTCTTCACATGGATGTGTGTGGAAGGAGTGGAGTTGTACGTCATGTTCATCAAAGTCTTCAACTTGAAACGCAACAGGCTGATCTACTACCACATAGGCGGATACG gaATACCTGCAGTAGTGGTTCTCATATCAGCTGCCATCAATTATGGACTTAATCTAGAAGGTTATGGACGGCGGGAAGCCACGGAAGACGAAGAGAAACGGAAATA CTGCTGGCTGTCAGTTCAGAACTATTTCATCTGGAGTTTTGTTGGCCCAATGCTGTCGATTATTTTG GTGAACTTGGGATTCCTGGTCATGACCCTGAGAGTGATCTACTCACAGAGATTGCACGATAAGCAGGAACAATCCTGGCAGGGAGAAAAATTCaa GTTCTGGATCCGTGTGTCCGCGGCCCTGGTGTGTGTCCTGGGACTGACATGGGTGCTCGGTGTGCTGTATGTCAGCCAGGAGACCGTCTTCTTTGCCTACGTTTTCACCATCTTCAACTCCCTACAA GGCCTATTTGTGTTCGTATTCCACTGTCTGTTGAATGAAAAG GTGAGGGATGAGTTCAAGCGACAGTTGGCTCGGTGCACGTGCCGCACCAGCAAGAGGAGGCAGGGATGGAGGACCAGCACCACAGGCGAACAG ATTTGGCTGGGTGACGTCACAGACAGTTCGAAAAGCAGTCTCACTAGAGACAGTAGGATTACAAGTGTGAGTTCAGAGGGCACAACTCCTGACCGGTGCTTAGTGGAGAATAAagccaacaacaacaagaaagtaTCCTACAATCCAAACTTAACCTCATATCgatcaaaatga